A genomic window from Osmerus eperlanus chromosome 5, fOsmEpe2.1, whole genome shotgun sequence includes:
- the kbtbd13b gene encoding kelch repeat and BTB domain-containing protein 13 yields MYSNEAMEWSSGESSGRAKDLVSALTRRESAKLKIVVGGAFFSTDKTLLVQSSGYFQALFRSGMRECEQEEIHIQGFAAHGFLIALAVLRDERPILDGDEIVAAIECAAFLQLAPLSKHLVDLIDSDNCLLMYHTAATFGLMDLYRAAAVFIRSMYADLEAEVSKHLPVELVTYVESLVPPVFVAVGAHPTCSLEETSHAATRTVCYLDEGDKDWKVLTALPPGASTSMAGVTVLDNKLYIVGGVQGVRKHAVDSCFCYDADTNKWSVLPGLRQLRYDFTLVGLDGRLYAIGGEYEGTVMSSVESYDLATRTWSFVAHLPRPVSGAACTKTMSRIFVCLWKPMETTDIYEYLPGKDEWLLVTTLTRHQSYGHCLVGHRDDLYVMRNGPSADFLRCMMDCYNLTTGQWTALPGHFANSKGSLFTAVVRGDSVFTLNRTVTLEYVIEGKTWKPRNQMKGFPRNGSVWTFFLQLPRRSSMNNI; encoded by the coding sequence ATGTACAGCAACGAGGCGATGGAATGGAGCAGCGGTGAAAGTTCTGGCCGTGCGAAGGATTTGGTATCTGCGCTCACCCGACGTGAATCAGCCAAATTGAAAATAGTGGTGGGAGGTGCTTTTTTTAGCACAGACAAAACTCTGTTGGTTCAGTCCAGTGGCTACTTCCAAGCTCTGTTCCGGTCTGGGATGAGGGAGTGCGAACAGGAGGAGATCCACATCCAGGGCTTCGCCGCTCATGGCTTCCTGATCGCGCTGGCCGTTCTCCGAGACGAGAGACCCATCCTGGACGGCGACGAAATCGTGGCGGCCATCGAATGCGCCGCCTTTCTGCAGCTGGCACCTCTCAGCAAGCATCTCGTCGACCTCATCGACTCGGACAACTGCTTGCTCATGTATCACACCGCCGCCACCTTTGGCCTCATGGACCTTTACCGGGCCGCGGCAGTCTTCATACGGAGCATGTACGCCGATCTGGAGGCCGAGGTCAGTAAACACCTACCTGTGGAGCTGGTCACATACGTGGAGTCCCTTGTCCCTCCTGTGTTCGTGGCCGTCGGGGCGCACCCCACCTGCAGCCTGGAGGAAACATCGCACGCGGCCACCAGGACCGTTTGCTACCTGGACGAAGGCGACAAGGACTGGAAGGTtctcacagccctgcccccGGGAGCCAGCACTTCGATGGCCGGGGTGACCGTCCTGGACAACAAGCTGTACATCGTGGGCGGCGTTCAGGGCGTCCGCAAGCACGCCGTGGATTCCTGCTTCTGCTACGACGCCGACACCAACAAGTGGAGTGTTCTCCCCGGTTTGAGGCAGCTGCGCTACGACTTCACCCTCGTGGGGCTGGACGGACGCCTGTACGCCATCGGCGGCGAGTACGAAGGAACCGTCATGTCGTCTGTGGAGAGCTACGACTTGGCGACGAGGACGTGGTCTTTCGTGGCGCATTTGCCGCGGCCTGTCTCCGGAGCAGCGTGCACCAAGACGATGAGCCGAATCTTCGTGTGTTTGTGGAAGCCCATGGAGACCACGGATATCTACGAGTACCTCCCGGGGAAGGATGAGTGGTTGCTTGTCACCACCCTGACACGGCACCAGAGTTATGGCCACTGTCTGGTGGGCCACCGGGACGATCTCTACGTCATGCGCAACGGGCCGTCGGCCGATTTTCTGAGGTGTATGATGGACTGCTATAACCTCACCACGGGCCAGTGGACAGCCCTGCCTGGGCACTTTGCCAACAGCAAAGGCTCCCTGTTCACAGCTGTGGTGAGAGGGGACTCTGTTTTCACGTTGAACAGGACCGTGACTCTGGAGTATGTTATTGAGGGGAAGACCTGGAAGCCCAGGAACCAGATGAAGGGTTTCCCAAGAAATGGATCTGTGTGGACGTTTTTCCTTCAGCTGCCCAGACGATCCTCGATGAACAATATCTAG